The genomic region CCGAGCCACGGAGTTTGTGTGCCGGTGTACGCCGAGCGATAGCCATCATCGACCGCCGGGGTGTCCGGTTCGTCGACTCCGAGCAGGAGGTGCCGGAGGGCGCGGTGTGTGTCGTCTCCGCGCACGGCGTCTCTCCGCAAGTGCGGCAGAACGCGCGCGCACGCGGGCTGGACGTGCTCGACGCGACCTGCCCCCTGGTGGCCAAGGTCCACCAGGAGGCCCGCCGGTTCGCCCGCGACGGGCGGACGTCGCCGCTGGTCGGGCACGCGGACCACGAGGAGGTCGAGGGCACCTTCGGGCACGCTCCCGACCAGACGGTCATCGTCGAGACGGCTGCCGACGCGGAGGCACTGGACCTTCCCCCCGACATCACACAACGTCGCTGGTCATTACCGGGAATGGTTCACTGAAGGCTTGAGAGGCGGAATGGCTATGTCAGTTGATTCTGGGCAATTACATGAAGGCAGGCCGTTCGACCCGTATGGGGCACATCGCGACGACCCGTATTCATTTCTGGCCGACATCGGAGAGACGGAGCCGGTGTTCTACGCCCCTTTGCTCAACGCATGGTGCGTCACTCGGCGCGAGGACATGGTTGCCGTGCTGCGGGACGACCGAAGCTTCTCGGCGCGTGACCACAACCCTCGTCCCGCGGTCGAGCTGCCCGAGGACGTGAGTCGGATGTTCCGCACCTGGCGCGGCGCTGATGCGGTGGCCGTCGGCTCACTCGACCCTCCCGAGCACGCCAGGATCAGGGAAGTGCTCAACGCCGGGTTCACGCCGGCCAGGGTCAGAGCGTTCGAACCCACGGTCCGTGCGATCGCCACCGACCTCGTCGAGCGTGTTGCGGTCTTGACGGAGTTCGATTTCATTTCGGCGTTCGCCGTTCCGTACGCCCTTGAGGTGATCTGCCGGCGCCTTGGCGTCCCGGACGAGTACATCGACCGCTGCCGCACGTGGTCCGAGCAACGCATCGAACTCATGATGTCGCAGCGCAACGCCGATCCTGACCGGCTGCGTGAATACGCCCGCGGGCTGATGGACTTCGGAGCGTTCTCCCGTTCACTCGTGCAGGAGCGGCTGGCCGCACCGCAGGACGACCTGATCAGTGAGCTGCTCCACGACGGCAAGGCGGGCCGCACACTCACCGCCGACGAGGTTTCCGTCCAGGTCCCCACACTGATCTTCGCGGGACACATGACCTGCGCCGAGGCGCTTGGCACGATCCTCTACCAGCAGCTTCGGTCACCCGGCGGCTGGGCCGAGGTCGTCGACGGGACGATCGCCACACGGGACCTTGTCGAGGAGGGGTTGCGGTTCGACAGCCCGCTGGCGGGCATGTACCGGACCGCGGTCCGTGACGTAGTGGTCGGCGACGTCCACCTGGCCGAGGGGAGCCGACTACTTCTGCTGTACGGAGCGGCCGGGCGGGACAGCCACTCCCACGCATGTCCGGCCGGGTTCAGTCCAGGCAGTGGGTCTGCCACGCATCTCGCGTTCGGGCACGGCATCCACTTCTGCCTCGGAGCCGGATTCGCCCGCCTGGAACTGGAGGTCGCGATACAGGCCATCGCCACCAGGATGCCAGGTCTGACTCTGGCACCAGGGCTGCCGCCACATCACCGGCCAGTGTTTCCGCTTCGGGCATTGACCGAGTTGCGGGTGCGGCAGCGGGGAGGGACATCCGGGCGGTCGCCGGGAGATCTGGACGACACGTTGACCCCTGCAGAACGCACTTGACTCAGTTGTCCGACGGCATTGAAGGATAGCCCCTGGGTTCCACAGATCAGGATGCCGGCCAGCCTCGGCATTTCGCGACGGCCCGTCAGTTCAACTGGTGGGCCGTTTCGGCTTGTCGGACTGGTGATAGGCATGCCGGTGGCCCGGCTGTCGCGTCGGGTGGGCGCCGGGTTCCACGGCTCCGGTGAGATGGTGCTGCGCACGGGGACGGGAGAGTACTGGTCAGCAGGGGTTCGGGAGGGTGTCGAGCCGGGCCGGGCCTTCCCTGATCAGGTGGGTCCAGGGCCAGTGCTTCGTGAGGCGGAGGATGTGCCGTCGGCCGATGGTGCCGAGCTGGGCGGCGATGGAAAGCAGCCGCAGACGGCAGGGTTCCCACAGGCGGGCCTTGCCGGTCAGGGTGGGCAGATCGCCGCGTATGTCGGCCAGGAAGTCGATGACGTCGTGGTGGCGGGCGCAGGTGATGTCGTGCTAGATGAATGAGTCCGAGGGGTGTCGTTGCGGTCAGTGATCGTAGGCGGTCAGTGATCGCTTGATCGGTTGTCCGGTCTTGTCGTTGTGCCAGATCGCGGCGGTGAGCGCGAGGATCCGGCACAGGACGCGGGCCGCTACCCCCGCCGGGCTCTTGCCGCCGTGTCGTTCCAGGTCGAGCTGTCCCTTGAGGGTCTGGTTGACCGACTCGATGACCTGCCGCAGGGGCTTGAACAGGTGTGACCCGGCCCGCTCGGCCTCTCCCTTGCGGGCCGGCCGCAGCAACTGAAGGTGACGCTCGGCAAGATCATGCTCGAACTCGCGGCCGTAGTAGTTCTTGTCCCCGATGATCGTCTGGCCGGGGCGGGCGGCTGCGGCATCGGGCGCGGTGTCGAGCATGTCGCGCAGCGTCTCGCGCTCGTCGGCCTTCGCGCCGGTGAGGGCGAACAGGACCGGCAGCCCGCCGAGTGTGCACACCAGGTGCAGCCGCAGCCCCCAGAAGTACCGTGAGTGCGACGCGCAGTAACCGTACTCGGCCCAGCCCGCCAGGTCCGAGCGTTTCGCCGTCTCGCGGGAGCAGCCGCAGCCGACCGGGGTGGAGTCGACCAGCCACACATCGTCGCTCCACAGCGAGGTGTCCCGGGCCAGGATCCGGATCATGCTGGTGAGCAGCGAGGACGCGGCACGCAGCCGCTTGTTGTAGCCGGACTGCTGGGGCACGTAGGGGAAGAGGTGGCCGAAGTCCCGCCCGACGCGGCGCAGCCAGCGCCGCTCGGAGGTGTAACCGAGCAGCGCCGACGTGACTGCGAGGGTGACCAGTTCGGCGTCACTGAGCGTGGGCGCGATCCCGACGGCGGGCCGGTACGGGGCCAGCCACGGCGAAGCCTTCAACTCGTCGTCGATCCGGGCATAGAGTGCCGTTGCGAGGGTGTCCAGGTCTGTCTTCACACACTGACCTTGGACGCCCTCGTCTCATGTCCGCAGGCCATCCCTTGGACTCATTCATCTAGCGGCCGGATCGCGCCGCGGAGACCCAGAGCGACCAGCCCGGCGCGGAGATGACCTGGACATTGCTGCCATGGTGCTTGTGTTTCCCGCTCCAGCACAGGTCATGACCGTTGGGGCCGGATCGCGACCCGGTAGGCGGGGATCACCACCCGTCGAGGTACACGTGCGTCACGCCGGCTTGCTTGGCCTGCGCCAGGACGTGGCGCAGACCAAGGGCATGTGCGACGAGCAGGTCGGTACCTTCGTGCAGGTACCGGTAGCAGGCTTTGTCGCTGAGCTCGTTGTCACAGGCCAGTTGCGCGACACGGGTGCCGTCGAGGAACCGGGGGATCACCAGCGCGGCCTGTTTGAAGCAGCTCAGCGCGCCTTGGCCTCAGCCTTACTCCTTGAGACGCCGAGCTGAAAACCGAGGACGGCGCCCGCGCTCATGCGCGGACCGCGGTCAGGAAGAGGTAGCCGCTCTCCGGGATGGCCCCGAACCTGCGCACGAAGTCAATGAGCGAGTCGGCCTGTTCCTTGCCGACCAGATCGGACAGCTTGTCGCTGACAGTTTCAAAGGCGTCGGCCATGAGCCCGAGGGTACGGATGACGTTGTCGGTGATGTCACGGATCTCCACGTCGACGAAACCGTTGGCGGCCAACGCCGTCCGGTATTCGTCCACAGTGCCCAAGGAGCGCACCCCGTAGTTCGCACAGATGTGGTCCAGGACCACTTGTCCCTCAGGGCTGATCGGGTCGCGCTGGATGACGTCGGCGATGGCGAGGCGGCCGCCGGGGCGCAGGACGCGGGCGGCCTCGGAGAGCACCTGGCCGCGGTCGGGCATGTGCCACATCGACTCGAACGCCCAGGCCGCGTCGAACGAGCCGTCGGGGAAGGGCATGTCCATCGCGTCGGCGAACTGGAACGTGGCCCGGTCGGCGAGCCCAGCCGCGGCCGCGTGTTCCGTGGCCTCCTTCACCTGGATCTGGCTGACGGTGATACCCACCACGTTCACGTCACAAGTGCGGACGAGCCGCTGCGCGGGATGGCCGATGCCGCAGCCGATGTCCAGGACCCGCTGGCCGGCCTGCGCGGCGAGACCTGAGATCATCAGGTCGGTCAGGCGGTCTGTGGCTACCTCGACGGAGCTGTCGTCGGCGTCGTTCTCCCAGTAGCCGTAGTGGATATTGGGGCCCCACACCGAACCGTAGACCCGACCGAACCCGTCGTACACGTTACGGACGTCGTCGCTGTGAGTGGGAGACTGCTCGATCGTCATGAGGAACTCCGTGTCGTTGTGAAAGTGGCGGGAAGCCGACGGCGGTTCAGCCCTACCGGCGGTGAGCCCGCGAATGATCGTGCTGGTACGCCACCGCAGGTCCTGCGGGTCGACCGCGAACCACATTCCGGGGAACGCGTCGAGGAGATGGTCGGCGACGTGAATACAGCTGACGTAGTTTTGAGACCTTGGCCGCCGAAGGTGTGGCGTAGCGGCGGCCCGTCGTCCCGAGGGCTCTCGTGGTAGGGCGCGACTCGGAGCTGTACCGGCTGGCCGCCGCCGTTTACCTCGACGGTGGGCTTGTCCGCGGCGTCTTTCGTATACCACCGTCAACCACGAGCTGGCCCATGTCGGCTGATGACAGACCCTCTGCGGCGAGGGTCTCGGTCAACCGCCCTGGAATCCGGCAGTCACTTCGAAAGGTGGGCGGAAACCCGCTGTGCTCGGCTGGGCAACCCCAGCCGAGCACCTGCGTGATCTACTGACAACCACTGACAACCACGTAAGCCATCAGGTGTTGCGAGGACCCGAGAATCCGCCAGCACGTTCTTCGCTCACTTCAGCTCGAAGCGCAAGAAACCCAGCCGCAGGCCCCCTGCTCGCCATTCGGTGCCAAGCGCCTGGTTCGCCATCAGGGATATCCTCAGCTGCCTGCGGTCAACTGCTGAAAGGCTGCTGTCACTGTCCAGTACCGCCTTCGTCCAGGCAGCACTCTCATCCCAGAACGGCGAGGTTTCTGACGTAGCGTCGGCTTCATCGACCAATTCAAAACCCGCAGACTTCGCGGCTTCTGCGTAGTCGAGCACCGTAGCCGGTTTTGTGTAGAAGTATTCGGCCCACACATCGGCCCCGTGCGGGCGTGTAGTGAATACTTCCTCGATGCACACACTCGCGCCCGGACGAAGCACGCGTGCCAGACGCTCGAACCACTGAGGACGGTTGAAATATCCGCTGCTCTCGATTGCTACCGCCGCGTCGAAGGGGCCGCCGTCCGAGGGGAGATGCATCGCATCACAGACCAGTGTTCGGACCTTCCCACCCACACCGGATTCCTGCGCGAACCCCTCAACTATCGGCGCGTGTTCCGGCGCGTTGGTGACCGCCGTGACGTCGGCGCCGTACTCCTGTGCCCAGAAGAGCGAGCCCCCGCCAAGACCGCAGCCGACATCCAGGATTCTCCCCGACAGCCGGTGTTCAGCGCCCCAGATCTTGGCCGCATACCGCAGTAAACCCTCTTGATGAAGCCGTATGCTGCGGCGAATAGCATCCGGCGTCGCATCGTGCGCATTCAGCGGCGTTTCAGAGGAAGGGTAGTAACCCACGTGATAGTGGATCCTGGGTCCAGGCCCGTATTTGCGAACAAGCCTAGCTGTTTTGTCGTCGTAGTATTGGCCAACTATTCTTACCTCATCCTGAGACTCCAGCACTGTTTGAGGTGAACTTGAAATTTCATCCAGATTTGCCATGGTCACTCCTCCAGAGCTCGGATGCCGACGACGTTGGCGAATGGCCCGATTTGGTCGTTGCGCTGTGCTCGTCATGATTTTGGCGAGGTTACGTGGTTTGACGAGGATCGCCGGACCGGATTTCATGTTCATCAACTGTGTCGGCACCTCCCACATGCGAGAGTCACCCGGCACCGAGGCAAGTAGCGATCCATGAAATGGTTTGCGACACAAGTGGGTCAAGCTGGACGGTTGTACCAGCCTTGATCCGAGATTGTTGCCATAGCAGCGCCTCGTTCGAAATGCATAGCCGCCCTCATGATCCGGAACCTTGAGTCGCACTGAAATTGAGGGGCAGCTATTGGATTCCATCCTGGAGGACGACCATGGTCGTGTCAACGACACAGCGTGAGCATCTTCGACTTTAGGAAAAACCCCAAAGAACACGGCGTAAGGCCTGGATTAGACTACCCTGCAGATTGGTAGCCGCTGGGCGGCACCAAGG from Streptomyces sp. NBC_00878 harbors:
- a CDS encoding cytochrome P450, yielding MVAVLRDDRSFSARDHNPRPAVELPEDVSRMFRTWRGADAVAVGSLDPPEHARIREVLNAGFTPARVRAFEPTVRAIATDLVERVAVLTEFDFISAFAVPYALEVICRRLGVPDEYIDRCRTWSEQRIELMMSQRNADPDRLREYARGLMDFGAFSRSLVQERLAAPQDDLISELLHDGKAGRTLTADEVSVQVPTLIFAGHMTCAEALGTILYQQLRSPGGWAEVVDGTIATRDLVEEGLRFDSPLAGMYRTAVRDVVVGDVHLAEGSRLLLLYGAAGRDSHSHACPAGFSPGSGSATHLAFGHGIHFCLGAGFARLELEVAIQAIATRMPGLTLAPGLPPHHRPVFPLRALTELRVRQRGGTSGRSPGDLDDTLTPAERT
- a CDS encoding IS982 family transposase, with the translated sequence MKTDLDTLATALYARIDDELKASPWLAPYRPAVGIAPTLSDAELVTLAVTSALLGYTSERRWLRRVGRDFGHLFPYVPQQSGYNKRLRAASSLLTSMIRILARDTSLWSDDVWLVDSTPVGCGCSRETAKRSDLAGWAEYGYCASHSRYFWGLRLHLVCTLGGLPVLFALTGAKADERETLRDMLDTAPDAAAARPGQTIIGDKNYYGREFEHDLAERHLQLLRPARKGEAERAGSHLFKPLRQVIESVNQTLKGQLDLERHGGKSPAGVAARVLCRILALTAAIWHNDKTGQPIKRSLTAYDH
- a CDS encoding methyltransferase domain-containing protein: MTIEQSPTHSDDVRNVYDGFGRVYGSVWGPNIHYGYWENDADDSSVEVATDRLTDLMISGLAAQAGQRVLDIGCGIGHPAQRLVRTCDVNVVGITVSQIQVKEATEHAAAAGLADRATFQFADAMDMPFPDGSFDAAWAFESMWHMPDRGQVLSEAARVLRPGGRLAIADVIQRDPISPEGQVVLDHICANYGVRSLGTVDEYRTALAANGFVDVEIRDITDNVIRTLGLMADAFETVSDKLSDLVGKEQADSLIDFVRRFGAIPESGYLFLTAVRA
- a CDS encoding cyclopropane-fatty-acyl-phospholipid synthase family protein yields the protein MANLDEISSSPQTVLESQDEVRIVGQYYDDKTARLVRKYGPGPRIHYHVGYYPSSETPLNAHDATPDAIRRSIRLHQEGLLRYAAKIWGAEHRLSGRILDVGCGLGGGSLFWAQEYGADVTAVTNAPEHAPIVEGFAQESGVGGKVRTLVCDAMHLPSDGGPFDAAVAIESSGYFNRPQWFERLARVLRPGASVCIEEVFTTRPHGADVWAEYFYTKPATVLDYAEAAKSAGFELVDEADATSETSPFWDESAAWTKAVLDSDSSLSAVDRRQLRISLMANQALGTEWRAGGLRLGFLRFELK